ACACAACATCCTCATGCACCCCTTCCACATGTTAGGTGTGGCTGGTGTATTTGGTGGTTCTTTGTTCAGTGCAATGCACGGAAGCTTGGTAACATCTTCCTTGGTTCGTGAAACAACCGAAACCGAATCCCAAAACTACGGTTACAAATTCGGACAAGAAGAAGAAACCTACAACATCGTAGCGGCACACGGTTACTTCGGACGCTTGATCTTCCAATACGCGAGCTTCAACAACTCCCGTTCCTTGCACTTCTTCCTAGCTGCATGGCCCGTAGTTGGTATCTGGTTCACCGCGTTGGGTGTCAGCACAATGGCGTTCAACCTCAACGGTTTCAACTTCAACCAGTCGATCATCGACTCACAAGGTCGTGTGATCAATACCTGGGCTGACATTATCAACCGCGCTAACTTGGGTATGGAAGTCATGCACGAGCGTAACGCTCACAACTTCCCCTTAGACTTGGCGGCTTCTGAAGTTACTCCTGTTGCTTTAACCGCTCCTGCTATTAACGGTTAATCTTTAAGTTTTAACTTGCATATCTTAGCGCTCTCTCCATTTGGAGGAGCGCTTTTTGTTTGTAGTAAATGGAATCAGATTTGAACGCAGATGAACGCGGATAAACGCAGATGAATAAGATATGTAAGGACTAAAGTCCTTACTAAGAACTGGTTCCTAAAAAGTGACCGATTAAGTATAAGGAACCGCATAAAACTACTAAATTATCTGTTGAATTAAATGCTGTGTCTAAAGCTAATGGCAAATCTGAGGAAGTTTGACAAAGACTTAATTGTGGACAGATATCACTAGCTAACTTGGCTAAATACTCTGTATCTGCTGAATTATTATCTGGTACTGGTACTAGATATAATTGGTCATCTGGTTTTAATAATGCTTGTAATATATCGGCATGGTCTTTAGTCGCTAACATTCCCATAATCCAAGTTACTGATTGACTATTTAATGTATCAATATAATCTCGTAAAACCTGAGCAGAGGCGGGATTATGAGCGCCATCAATTAATAATTTGTGGTGTTTCCAACTAATCCATTGCATTCTACCAGGCCATTTAGTTTTTGCTATACCGTTAACAATTTCTTCTTGAGAAATCTGCCAACCTTTCTGTTGCAAAACTTCTAAAGTTGCTAATGCTAAAGCGGAATTAGTTAGTTGAATCTGTCCCTGTAATGGTAGAGGGTATTTAATAGTTTTTGCTGTAAAAATACTTTGATATTCTGCTAATTTATCAGAAATTTGATGAGCGGGTTGAGGCAGAATTAAAGGACATTGTAATTCTTGAGTGCGCGATCGCACTACTTGTTCTGCATCCAATGGTAGCTTCCCAACCACAGCCGGACAACCACTTTTAAGAATCCCGGCTTTCTCCCCCGCAATATCAGCAACAGTCGGCCCCAATTGTTGCCAATGTTCACGACTAATCGAAGTTATCACCGTTACCAGAGGATCACAAATTACATTAGTAGCATCCAACCGTCCACCCAATCCTACTTCTATCACTGCCACATCGACTTGTTGCTGGGCGAAATATAACCAAGCTGCTGCTGTAATCACCTCAAATTGAGTGGGATACTCATCATCAAGGCTAATAGCCGCTTGCACTGTTAACAATAATTTACAAAAATCCTCGTGAGAAATTTGTTCTTCATTGATGCAAATACGTTCCGTCCAATCGACTAGATGAGGAGAAGTATACCGCCCTGTACGATAACCAGCCTCCGTTAATACCGAAGATAGATAAGCACAAACAGAACCTTTACCATTTGTACCAGCAACATGAATTACAGGCACTCGCTCATGAGGATTGCCAAGATTAGCTAACAATTTAACAATGCGCGAAAGTCCAAGATTAACGCCAAAATGGTGGAAGGGGAAAAGTAGGGTATCGATGTTCACAGAGTGGAGAGTGGGGGAGATGGGGCTGACAGGTGTAGGTTTTTTACAAGAGTGTGAGCATTCATTCACGCTTGACAGAAAATAAAAGCAGACTGACAAAGTGAAACAGAGGCTCAAATGCTGAAAAATGAGTACCTCAAACAATGGACAAATATAGTGTCACAGAAAATGCCACATCTGACGTTACCACAAGTGGTAGGGCTGGCAACATGGAGTTTTGGCATAGTGATGACAAGATCAAGTAGCTTGAGCAAAGTGTCAAAATTCATAGCTCAAGTCAACTCAGAAAAGGCAAATACAGTACGTCAAAGATTAAAAGAATGGTATGAGGAAGCCTCTGCCAAAAAAGGGCTTCATCGTCGGACTCTAGATGTAAGTAGTTGTTTTGCGCCATTGCTGTTATGGGTGATCAGTTTGCTACCTACCAATATCAAGCGTATTGCGCTAGCACTAGACGCAACCAGTATCGGCAATAAGTTTGTAGTCTTATCAGTAAACATACTCTTGGCGGGTTGTGGAATCCCGATAGCATGGTGTGTGGTCAAAGCACATGAGCCAGGA
Above is a genomic segment from Nostoc sp. MS1 containing:
- a CDS encoding bifunctional folylpolyglutamate synthase/dihydrofolate synthase, translated to MNIDTLLFPFHHFGVNLGLSRIVKLLANLGNPHERVPVIHVAGTNGKGSVCAYLSSVLTEAGYRTGRYTSPHLVDWTERICINEEQISHEDFCKLLLTVQAAISLDDEYPTQFEVITAAAWLYFAQQQVDVAVIEVGLGGRLDATNVICDPLVTVITSISREHWQQLGPTVADIAGEKAGILKSGCPAVVGKLPLDAEQVVRSRTQELQCPLILPQPAHQISDKLAEYQSIFTAKTIKYPLPLQGQIQLTNSALALATLEVLQQKGWQISQEEIVNGIAKTKWPGRMQWISWKHHKLLIDGAHNPASAQVLRDYIDTLNSQSVTWIMGMLATKDHADILQALLKPDDQLYLVPVPDNNSADTEYLAKLASDICPQLSLCQTSSDLPLALDTAFNSTDNLVVLCGSLYLIGHFLGTSS